A single genomic interval of Paracoccus aestuarii harbors:
- a CDS encoding c-type cytochrome, giving the protein MRLSLGPALAVALMLPLGAFAEQGPAEPMDDLSPDLDAGQDLYRAVCAQCHGRSARGTAVFPGLQGQAAEDLAALLIAYRAGEVEGPNAALMMPVARDLDDQQIVDVSAWLAETYP; this is encoded by the coding sequence ATGCGCCTTTCCCTTGGCCCCGCGCTGGCGGTGGCCCTGATGCTGCCCCTGGGGGCCTTTGCCGAACAAGGCCCCGCCGAACCGATGGACGACCTGAGCCCGGACCTGGATGCGGGGCAGGACCTTTACCGCGCGGTCTGCGCGCAGTGCCACGGGCGCAGCGCGCGGGGCACCGCGGTCTTTCCCGGCCTGCAAGGCCAGGCGGCCGAGGATCTGGCGGCCCTGCTGATCGCCTATCGCGCGGGCGAGGTCGAGGGGCCGAATGCCGCGCTGATGATGCCCGTGGCGCGCGATCTGGACGATCAGCAGATCGTCGATGTCTCGGCCTGGCTGGCCGAGACCTATCCCTGA
- a CDS encoding PQQ-dependent sugar dehydrogenase: MPSVQHAARLRVAIAAAVAATMPFAALAAPGLTHSTVLTDLEEPWDMAFLPDGTMFFTEKCRGLSVMTADGDVRPLFGMGEAEGFALQGEDLFCEGQAGMNGVAVDPDFDANRHVYVYSASSMTAPGSNRVIRLTVGDDLDTVADRTDIIDDIPYKPEATDQPFGGPGAHNGGRIRFSPDGHLFVTTGDTHNPDVPQSPTLLGGKVLRVDRDGQAVEGNGAPEGFDPRIYTYGHRNVQGIAFRPGTGQPVVSEHGPWHSDEITALVPGGNGGWDPRPNVAGRSDCPDGYCGYEPNQMDAMDPAERAEYMPMTDLEAYPDAMVPAWENNGLSQGTSSAAFLEGEKWGDWDGRMVVGLLGIGFGGTEPGQRIDVIDLAEDGLSTNDVTTMDLPMEPGRFRAVVLGPDGDLYAAIDEGDIYRITPE; the protein is encoded by the coding sequence ATGCCATCCGTCCAACACGCCGCGCGCCTGCGCGTGGCCATCGCCGCCGCCGTGGCGGCCACCATGCCCTTTGCCGCCCTGGCCGCGCCCGGCCTGACCCACAGCACCGTCCTGACCGATCTGGAGGAGCCGTGGGACATGGCCTTCCTGCCCGACGGGACGATGTTCTTCACCGAGAAATGCCGCGGCCTGTCGGTGATGACCGCCGATGGCGATGTCCGCCCCCTGTTCGGCATGGGCGAGGCCGAGGGCTTCGCCCTGCAGGGCGAGGATCTGTTCTGCGAGGGCCAGGCCGGGATGAACGGCGTCGCGGTCGATCCCGATTTCGACGCGAACCGGCATGTCTATGTCTATTCCGCATCCAGCATGACCGCGCCGGGGTCGAACCGGGTGATCCGGCTGACGGTGGGCGACGATCTGGACACGGTCGCCGACCGGACCGACATCATCGATGACATTCCCTACAAGCCCGAGGCGACGGACCAGCCCTTCGGCGGGCCGGGCGCGCATAATGGCGGGCGGATCCGGTTCTCGCCCGACGGGCATCTGTTCGTGACGACCGGCGACACGCATAATCCCGACGTGCCGCAGAGCCCGACCCTGCTGGGCGGCAAGGTGCTGCGCGTGGATCGCGACGGGCAGGCGGTGGAGGGCAACGGCGCCCCCGAGGGCTTCGATCCGCGCATCTATACCTATGGGCACCGCAACGTGCAGGGCATCGCCTTCCGCCCGGGCACGGGCCAGCCGGTCGTGTCCGAACACGGCCCCTGGCATTCGGACGAGATCACCGCCCTGGTCCCCGGCGGCAACGGGGGCTGGGACCCGCGCCCCAACGTGGCCGGGCGCAGCGACTGTCCCGACGGCTATTGCGGCTATGAGCCCAACCAGATGGACGCCATGGACCCGGCCGAACGGGCCGAATACATGCCCATGACCGATCTGGAGGCCTATCCCGACGCGATGGTCCCGGCATGGGAGAATAACGGCCTGTCGCAGGGCACCTCCTCGGCCGCCTTCCTGGAGGGCGAGAAATGGGGCGATTGGGACGGGCGCATGGTCGTGGGCCTTCTGGGCATCGGCTTCGGCGGGACCGAGCCGGGCCAGCGCATCGACGTGATCGACCTGGCCGAGGACGGGCTGTCCACCAATGACGTCACCACCATGGACCTGCCGATGGAGCCGGGACGGTTCCGCGCGGTGGTGTTGGGGCCGGATGGCGATCTCTATGCCGCGATCGACGAGGGCGACATCTATCGCATCACCCCCGAATGA
- a CDS encoding amidase, with product MTPLLSRVADALARAEALPDRAAIFTQLDAPRILAETRRQQARADAGEDLPLFGMLISVKDLFDEAGQVTGAGSRLLAGRAPADRDCTVVARLRAAGAVMFGRTSMSEFAYSGVGLNPHHGTPSSVLAPGVIPGGSSSGGAVSVGLGLVDAAIGTDTGGSLRIPATANGLWGMKPSQGLVPDAGIHPLAPSYDTPGPMARDAETLRRVLSVMADGPVTPPPAGPLTLAVPQGAFTDDLSPDMQAWFDAETARLGGDHRLEAVDMAPIGQAIGLNRIIVAVEAHRLYAADLDRLEAVGDPRVLSRIRFAETLSAQQIADAYGERARMVALFGRLMEGFDALLAPALRMMPPSIAAVAADFDRLNAAMLRNTSLVNLVDGCALVLPQDGTEPRWSLAMLAAPSGGDARLLAAGIALAA from the coding sequence ATGACGCCGCTTCTGTCCCGCGTCGCCGACGCGCTGGCCCGCGCCGAGGCCCTGCCGGACCGGGCCGCGATCTTCACCCAGCTGGACGCGCCGCGCATCCTGGCCGAGACGCGGCGCCAGCAGGCCCGCGCCGATGCGGGCGAAGATCTGCCGCTGTTCGGGATGCTGATCTCGGTCAAGGACCTTTTCGACGAGGCGGGGCAGGTCACCGGCGCGGGGTCGCGCCTGCTGGCCGGGCGTGCGCCTGCGGATCGGGATTGCACCGTGGTCGCGCGGCTGCGCGCGGCGGGGGCGGTGATGTTCGGACGGACCTCGATGTCGGAATTCGCCTATTCCGGGGTCGGGCTGAACCCGCATCACGGCACCCCCTCCAGCGTGCTGGCGCCGGGGGTGATCCCCGGCGGGTCCAGTTCCGGCGGCGCGGTCAGCGTCGGGCTGGGGTTGGTCGATGCGGCCATCGGCACGGATACGGGCGGATCGCTGCGCATCCCCGCCACGGCCAACGGGCTGTGGGGGATGAAGCCCAGCCAGGGATTGGTCCCGGATGCGGGCATCCACCCGCTGGCCCCCAGCTATGACACGCCCGGGCCGATGGCGCGCGATGCCGAGACGCTGCGGCGGGTGCTGTCGGTCATGGCAGACGGCCCCGTGACGCCACCGCCCGCCGGGCCGCTGACCCTGGCGGTGCCGCAGGGGGCGTTCACCGACGATCTGTCGCCCGACATGCAGGCCTGGTTCGACGCCGAGACCGCGCGCCTTGGCGGCGACCACCGGCTGGAGGCGGTGGACATGGCCCCCATCGGGCAGGCGATCGGGCTGAACCGCATCATCGTCGCGGTCGAGGCGCATCGCCTCTATGCCGCCGATCTGGACCGGCTGGAGGCCGTGGGCGATCCGCGCGTCCTGTCCCGCATCCGCTTTGCCGAGACGCTGTCGGCGCAGCAGATCGCGGATGCCTACGGCGAACGCGCCCGCATGGTCGCGCTGTTCGGGCGGCTGATGGAGGGGTTCGACGCCCTGCTGGCCCCGGCCCTGCGGATGATGCCGCCCAGCATCGCCGCGGTCGCGGCCGATTTCGACCGGCTGAACGCGGCCATGCTGCGCAACACGTCGCTGGTCAATCTGGTGGATGGCTGCGCGCTGGTCCTGCCGCAGGACGGGACGGAGCCGCGATGGTCGCTGGCCATGCTGGCCGCGCCTTCGGGGGGCGATGCGCGCCTTCTTGCCGCAGGCATCGCGCTGGCCGCGTGA
- a CDS encoding DUF2848 domain-containing protein, with the protein MNFTCNGAIVEIAIRHMVVAGWTGRDATAIRHHIEELAAIGVAPPSATPLYYRVAAALLTQAGRIEAVGPDSSGEVEPMIIQSGGRRWLGLGSDHTDRKLEAHSVALSKQVCAKPCAAEIWDWDSVADHLERIELESWIDEGAGWQPYQAGTLAAIRPLADLMAGAEFEALAQEGAAMMCGTFGAKGGVRPAARFRMQMRDPTSGRSISHDYATATLPEVA; encoded by the coding sequence ATGAACTTCACCTGCAACGGCGCGATCGTGGAGATCGCGATCCGCCACATGGTCGTCGCCGGCTGGACCGGCCGAGATGCCACCGCCATCCGGCACCATATCGAGGAGCTGGCCGCGATCGGCGTCGCGCCGCCATCGGCCACGCCGCTTTACTACCGGGTGGCGGCGGCGCTGCTGACCCAGGCCGGGCGGATCGAGGCGGTGGGCCCCGACAGCTCGGGCGAGGTTGAGCCCATGATCATCCAATCGGGTGGGCGGCGTTGGCTGGGCCTGGGTTCCGACCATACCGACCGTAAGCTGGAGGCGCATTCCGTCGCGCTGTCGAAACAGGTCTGCGCCAAGCCCTGCGCGGCCGAGATCTGGGACTGGGACAGCGTCGCCGACCATCTGGAGCGGATCGAGCTGGAAAGCTGGATCGACGAGGGCGCGGGCTGGCAGCCCTATCAGGCGGGCACGCTGGCCGCGATCCGGCCCTTGGCCGATCTGATGGCGGGGGCGGAATTCGAGGCCTTGGCGCAGGAGGGTGCGGCGATGATGTGCGGCACCTTCGGCGCCAAGGGCGGCGTGCGCCCCGCCGCGCGGTTCCGCATGCAGATGCGCGACCCGACCAGCGGGCGCAGCATCAGCCATGACTATGCCACCGCCACCCTGCCCGAGGTCGCATGA
- a CDS encoding TRAP transporter large permease, giving the protein MIWTVAIALLGLMALSIPVGIVLFLLGIGVAQFYSAFPLLRGMGQMIWSSSASSTLIAIPLFVLLGEILVRGGVAERTYAALDKWLSWLPGGLVHANIATSTMFSATSGSSVATAATVATVAMPQAERLNYDPRLFSGAIAAGGTLGIMIPPSINLIVYGFLTETSIPQLFLAGLMPGLLLALAFIVVTALICIARPALGGPSRSFAWSERVRSLGQLLPIMVLFGVVIGSIYAGWATPTESAAIGVAMAAVIAAAGDGLTRGAIVQALEGTIRISAMIMLVIVGAYFLNFAMTSAGLGRQLSALIGGSGLTPFGTLMLVIALYIVLGFFIETLALMVATIPIVVPIMAGLGYDKVWFGILLIVLVEMALITPPVGLNLFVVQGARKPGSINDVIMGVIPYVMVMALMVAALIALPGLALWLPSAF; this is encoded by the coding sequence ATGATCTGGACCGTCGCAATCGCCCTGCTGGGCCTGATGGCCCTGTCCATCCCGGTGGGGATCGTGCTGTTCCTCTTGGGCATCGGGGTCGCGCAGTTCTATTCGGCCTTTCCGCTGCTGCGCGGCATGGGCCAGATGATCTGGTCGTCCTCGGCCTCCAGCACGCTGATCGCCATTCCGCTGTTTGTGCTGCTGGGCGAGATACTGGTGCGCGGCGGCGTGGCCGAGCGGACCTATGCCGCGCTGGACAAATGGCTGTCCTGGCTGCCCGGCGGGCTGGTCCATGCCAATATCGCGACATCGACCATGTTCTCGGCCACGTCGGGATCGTCGGTGGCGACCGCCGCCACCGTGGCCACCGTCGCCATGCCCCAGGCCGAGCGGCTGAATTATGACCCGCGGCTGTTTTCCGGCGCGATCGCGGCGGGGGGCACGCTCGGGATCATGATCCCGCCCTCCATCAACCTGATCGTCTATGGGTTCCTGACCGAGACCTCGATCCCGCAGCTCTTTCTGGCGGGGCTGATGCCGGGGCTGCTGCTGGCCTTGGCCTTCATCGTGGTGACCGCGCTGATCTGCATCGCGCGCCCCGCGCTTGGCGGTCCGTCGCGCAGCTTTGCCTGGTCCGAAAGGGTCCGCAGCCTGGGGCAGCTGCTGCCGATCATGGTGCTGTTCGGGGTGGTGATCGGGTCGATCTATGCGGGCTGGGCCACGCCCACGGAATCCGCGGCCATCGGCGTCGCCATGGCGGCGGTGATCGCCGCGGCGGGCGACGGGCTGACGCGCGGCGCCATCGTCCAGGCGCTGGAGGGCACGATCCGCATCTCGGCCATGATCATGCTGGTGATCGTGGGGGCCTATTTCCTGAACTTCGCCATGACCTCGGCGGGGCTGGGGCGGCAGCTGTCGGCGCTGATCGGCGGGTCGGGGCTGACGCCTTTCGGGACGCTGATGCTGGTCATCGCGCTTTACATCGTGCTGGGCTTCTTCATCGAGACGCTGGCCCTGATGGTTGCCACCATCCCCATCGTCGTGCCGATCATGGCGGGCCTCGGCTATGACAAGGTCTGGTTCGGCATCCTGCTGATCGTGCTGGTGGAAATGGCGCTGATCACCCCGCCCGTGGGGCTGAACCTGTTCGTGGTCCAGGGCGCGCGCAAGCCCGGCTCCATCAACGACGTCATCATGGGCGTCATTCCCTATGTCATGGTCATGGCCCTGATGGTCGCCGCGCTGATCGCGCTGCCCGGCCTGGCGCTGTGGCTGCCCTCGGCCTTCTGA
- a CDS encoding TRAP transporter small permease subunit → MADRILGALRRANRAVALLLGIALILTVGFILTDVTLRGLGAGSLGGSDELSGYVMAAVASWGLAFALLERAHVRIDVVRLKLRDTGRAAMDVLAMIVTNGVVLLVAFQCWPVLQKTIERGSRANTPLETPLWIPQGIWFAGWLWFAFSATVVTLSFLLAGRRAALDDTIGIGSEVEP, encoded by the coding sequence ATGGCCGATCGCATCCTTGGCGCGCTGCGGCGCGCCAACAGGGCCGTGGCCCTGTTGCTGGGCATCGCCCTGATCCTGACGGTGGGGTTCATCCTGACCGACGTGACGCTGCGGGGCCTGGGCGCAGGCTCGCTCGGCGGGTCGGACGAGCTGTCGGGCTATGTCATGGCCGCCGTCGCCAGCTGGGGGCTGGCCTTCGCGCTGCTGGAACGTGCGCATGTGCGCATCGACGTGGTGCGGCTGAAGCTGCGCGACACGGGCCGCGCCGCGATGGACGTCCTGGCGATGATCGTCACCAACGGCGTCGTGCTGCTGGTGGCCTTTCAGTGCTGGCCCGTCCTGCAGAAGACCATCGAGCGCGGGTCCCGCGCCAATACCCCGTTGGAGACGCCGCTGTGGATCCCGCAGGGGATCTGGTTCGCGGGCTGGCTGTGGTTCGCCTTCAGCGCGACGGTGGTGACGCTGTCCTTCCTGTTGGCCGGGCGCCGCGCGGCGCTGGACGACACCATCGGCATCGGATCGGAGGTCGAGCCATGA
- a CDS encoding TRAP transporter substrate-binding protein has product MKKTIAILMTATAPVLAHAEEFAVVGSWSNLPLYQQFEQGFWTERLPELTDGQMTAQLTSFDQMGIAGADVYRMLGDGVFDVGATVADYTVGDAPELEGLDVPLIATDAAEAQAMVEAARPMVEDIMRDRFGAQVLGIAPYPPQVVFCRGAVASLADLQGKKVRGSGRMTTKLLEALGAEGINIAFSEVPGSLERGVIDCAVTGAGSGYSAGWWEVSDHLLTLPLGGWDPVVIAMNADRFDGLSADQQVMLVDAVAEGLEGPAWQAAQGGLEGDIACLTGDASCAGSRAAMTVVEASDEDLAQAREILLAEVLPDWAARAGDEWAARWNETVGQTVGLTIDR; this is encoded by the coding sequence ATGAAAAAGACCATCGCCATCCTGATGACCGCCACGGCCCCCGTGCTTGCGCATGCCGAGGAATTCGCCGTCGTGGGCAGCTGGTCGAACCTGCCGCTTTACCAGCAGTTCGAACAGGGTTTCTGGACCGAACGCCTGCCCGAGCTGACGGACGGGCAGATGACCGCCCAGCTGACCAGCTTTGACCAGATGGGCATCGCGGGGGCGGATGTCTATCGGATGCTGGGCGACGGCGTCTTCGACGTGGGCGCGACGGTGGCCGATTACACCGTCGGCGACGCGCCCGAGCTGGAGGGGCTGGACGTGCCCCTGATCGCCACCGACGCTGCCGAGGCCCAGGCCATGGTCGAGGCCGCCCGCCCCATGGTCGAGGATATCATGCGCGACCGCTTCGGCGCCCAGGTCCTGGGCATCGCGCCCTATCCGCCGCAGGTCGTCTTCTGCCGCGGAGCGGTCGCCTCGCTGGCCGATCTGCAGGGCAAGAAGGTGCGCGGATCGGGCCGGATGACCACCAAGCTGCTGGAGGCGCTCGGAGCCGAGGGGATCAACATCGCCTTTTCCGAGGTGCCGGGATCCTTGGAACGCGGCGTGATCGATTGTGCGGTGACGGGCGCGGGTTCGGGTTATTCCGCCGGCTGGTGGGAGGTGTCTGACCACCTGCTGACCCTGCCGCTTGGCGGATGGGACCCGGTGGTGATCGCGATGAACGCCGATCGCTTCGACGGGCTGAGCGCGGATCAGCAGGTGATGCTGGTCGACGCCGTGGCCGAGGGGCTGGAGGGTCCCGCATGGCAGGCGGCCCAAGGCGGGCTGGAGGGTGACATCGCCTGCCTGACGGGCGATGCCTCCTGCGCGGGCAGCCGGGCCGCGATGACGGTCGTCGAGGCCAGCGACGAGGATCTGGCGCAGGCGCGCGAGATCCTGCTGGCCGAGGTGCTGCCGGACTGGGCGGCGCGGGCAGGCGACGAATGGGCCGCGCGCTGGAACGAGACCGTCGGCCAGACGGTCGGCCTGACCATCGACCGCTGA
- a CDS encoding putative hydro-lyase gives MTVISPQHADPQALRRLIRSGAHQGPTAGLGGDALQGNLVILPAAEAADFLRYCQQNPRPCPLLAVGAPGDPTLPTLGRDIDIRRDIPRYRVWRDGVLVAEPSDIADLWRDDMVSFLIGCSFSFEDALIAAGIPVRHSAARRNVPMYRTSIMTRPAGPFGGPLVVSLRAMPAADAIEAVRICAGFPLAHGAPVHLGDPSLIGIADLDAPDYGDPPVIEPGDLPVFWACGVTPQAAIEAARPALALTHAPGHMLVTDIPAARAERILTGPGQAL, from the coding sequence ATGACCGTGATTTCACCACAGCACGCCGATCCGCAGGCCCTGCGCCGCCTGATCCGCAGCGGCGCGCATCAGGGCCCGACCGCGGGACTGGGGGGCGATGCGCTGCAGGGCAACCTGGTGATCCTGCCCGCCGCCGAGGCCGCGGATTTCCTGCGCTATTGCCAGCAGAACCCGCGGCCCTGCCCGCTGCTGGCGGTGGGGGCGCCGGGCGATCCGACCCTGCCGACCCTGGGCCGCGACATCGACATCCGCCGCGACATCCCCCGCTATCGCGTCTGGCGCGACGGCGTGCTGGTGGCGGAACCCTCGGACATCGCGGATCTGTGGCGGGACGACATGGTCAGCTTTCTGATCGGCTGTTCCTTCAGCTTCGAGGATGCGCTGATCGCGGCGGGCATCCCGGTGCGCCATTCGGCGGCGCGGCGCAACGTGCCGATGTATCGCACCAGCATCATGACCCGCCCGGCCGGGCCCTTCGGCGGCCCCTTGGTGGTCAGCCTGCGCGCCATGCCCGCCGCCGACGCGATCGAGGCCGTGCGCATCTGCGCGGGCTTTCCCTTGGCCCATGGCGCGCCGGTCCATCTGGGCGATCCGTCGCTGATCGGCATCGCGGATCTGGACGCGCCCGATTACGGCGATCCGCCGGTGATCGAGCCGGGCGATCTGCCGGTCTTCTGGGCCTGCGGGGTGACGCCCCAAGCCGCGATCGAGGCCGCGCGTCCCGCCCTGGCCCTGACCCATGCGCCCGGCCACATGCTGGTCACCGACATCCCCGCGGCGCGGGCCGAACGCATCCTGACCGGACCCGGTCAGGCGCTCTGA
- a CDS encoding LysR family transcriptional regulator, translating into MFGFRDIEIIRAIVRHGGFRAASDGLGLAQSAISRRVRHLEDRMKIAIFERDGRGVRLTAEGRRLCDEAELLVAQRDRILEELTQNVMAGVVRLGVAETMTHTVLPRMLTALRARHPELRFEISVETSEQMGMLLAQDGLDVAIMLRDQAPRGIAMTPLPPVSLGWFGSPAHFAVPQPAGIDVLAGLPIVSFPKRTIPHRQVVQLLSSGRRMPVAVHGSASLATALHLVSQGFGIGTIPHDIVRSWPHAGLEEIAVRPEARLPDLEFAICHDPDRNEKIGRAVTRAAVEAAD; encoded by the coding sequence ATGTTCGGCTTTCGCGACATCGAGATCATCCGCGCCATCGTGCGCCATGGCGGCTTTCGCGCCGCATCCGACGGGCTGGGGCTTGCGCAATCGGCGATCTCGCGCCGGGTGCGGCATCTGGAGGATCGCATGAAGATCGCCATCTTCGAACGCGACGGGCGCGGCGTGCGCCTGACCGCCGAAGGGCGGCGCCTGTGCGACGAGGCCGAGCTGCTGGTCGCGCAACGCGACCGCATCCTGGAGGAGCTGACCCAGAACGTCATGGCGGGGGTCGTCCGCCTCGGCGTGGCCGAGACGATGACCCATACCGTCCTGCCGCGCATGCTGACCGCGCTGCGCGCCCGCCACCCGGAACTGCGCTTCGAGATCTCGGTCGAGACGTCCGAACAGATGGGGATGCTGCTGGCGCAGGACGGGCTGGACGTGGCGATCATGCTGCGCGACCAGGCCCCGCGCGGGATCGCGATGACGCCCCTGCCGCCGGTGAGCCTGGGCTGGTTCGGGTCGCCCGCCCATTTCGCCGTGCCCCAGCCCGCCGGGATCGACGTGCTGGCGGGCCTGCCGATCGTGTCCTTTCCCAAACGCACCATCCCGCATCGGCAGGTCGTGCAGCTGCTGTCATCGGGGCGGCGGATGCCGGTGGCGGTGCATGGCTCGGCCTCGCTGGCCACCGCGCTGCATCTGGTCAGCCAGGGATTCGGCATCGGCACCATCCCCCATGACATCGTGCGGTCCTGGCCCCATGCCGGGCTGGAGGAGATCGCCGTCCGCCCCGAGGCGCGGCTGCCCGATCTGGAATTCGCCATCTGCCACGACCCCGACCGCAACGAGAAGATCGGCCGCGCGGTGACCCGCGCCGCGGTGGAGGCCGCCGACTGA
- a CDS encoding sigma-70 family RNA polymerase sigma factor, with amino-acid sequence MSDDVLSHIPAMRAYARSLCKGALDADDLVQETLLRAIEHADKYRAGTHMRAWLFTIMRNRFYTNIRKAARERTGDADCVSGGPVTQPDQEWHLRHMELWRQIGAIPLHYREAIVLVSVLGETYIRAAQILDCDIGTIKSRVNRARTMLKTALEPEF; translated from the coding sequence ATGTCAGATGACGTTCTTTCCCACATCCCGGCGATGCGCGCCTATGCGCGGTCCCTGTGCAAGGGGGCGCTGGATGCCGACGACCTGGTCCAGGAGACCCTGCTGCGCGCCATCGAACATGCCGACAAGTATCGCGCGGGCACGCATATGCGGGCTTGGCTGTTCACCATCATGCGCAACCGCTTCTATACCAACATCCGCAAGGCCGCGCGCGAACGCACGGGGGATGCGGATTGCGTCTCGGGCGGGCCGGTGACCCAGCCCGACCAGGAATGGCACTTGCGCCATATGGAGCTGTGGCGCCAGATCGGCGCCATCCCCCTGCATTACCGCGAGGCGATCGTGCTGGTCTCGGTCCTGGGCGAGACCTATATCCGCGCGGCCCAGATCCTCGATTGCGACATCGGCACGATCAAGAGCCGCGTGAACCGCGCCCGCACCATGCTGAAAACCGCGCTGGAGCCGGAGTTCTGA
- a CDS encoding DUF302 domain-containing protein, whose protein sequence is MIRAAATVICLAAGAGTAWADDWITKPSPHDAATTADRLEAAIEASPATLVARIDHAAAAREAGLEMPPATVMILGNPQLGTPLMLRDPRAAIDLPLRVLIWQEGEETTVGYLSPAVLAERHDLAGEDAVLDRIGAALDGLTDAAVAE, encoded by the coding sequence ATGATCCGCGCCGCAGCCACCGTGATCTGTCTTGCCGCCGGCGCCGGGACGGCCTGGGCCGATGACTGGATCACCAAGCCCAGCCCCCATGACGCCGCCACCACCGCCGACCGGCTGGAGGCCGCCATCGAGGCCAGCCCCGCCACCTTGGTCGCCCGCATCGACCATGCCGCCGCCGCCCGCGAGGCCGGGCTGGAGATGCCGCCCGCCACGGTGATGATCCTGGGCAATCCCCAGCTGGGCACGCCGCTGATGCTGCGCGACCCGCGCGCGGCGATCGACCTGCCGCTGCGCGTCCTGATCTGGCAGGAGGGCGAGGAGACGACCGTCGGATACCTGTCGCCCGCCGTGCTGGCCGAGCGCCATGACCTGGCCGGCGAGGATGCGGTGCTGGACCGCATCGGCGCCGCCCTGGACGGGCTGACCGACGCCGCCGTGGCCGAGTGA
- a CDS encoding FAD-dependent oxidoreductase: MSATILLLGAGHANLLAAGPLRAALPGARITLVDAAPVATYSGMFPGMIAGRYAADAPQIPLADFAARHGIGFRQARITGIDAPARRAMLADGTALPHDLAALDIGSHTAMPEIPGFADHAVPVKPMAAFAARLRNGAPGPAAVIGAGVAGSEIALALRRSRPVTLIEAGPRIAPGLGARAAAALRRALDRAGVTVLTDARPARITADAVILDDGRRIASALTVGCAGARAQDWLARDLPVDRAGFVRVGPTLQVEGHPHLLAAGDCAAMTHAPRPKAGVFAVRQAPDLVRNLVALHQGGAALRHSPQRDYLKIISLADGQGLAEWHGLTLQGRWLWRLKDRIDRRFMAGLRR, translated from the coding sequence ATGAGCGCGACGATCCTGCTGCTGGGGGCGGGCCATGCCAATCTGCTGGCGGCGGGGCCGCTGCGCGCGGCCCTGCCCGGGGCGCGGATCACCTTGGTCGATGCGGCGCCGGTCGCGACCTATTCGGGGATGTTTCCCGGCATGATCGCAGGCCGCTATGCCGCCGACGCGCCCCAGATCCCGCTGGCCGATTTCGCCGCGCGCCACGGGATCGGGTTCCGCCAGGCGCGCATCACGGGGATCGACGCCCCCGCCCGCCGCGCGATGCTGGCGGACGGCACCGCCCTGCCCCATGACCTGGCCGCACTGGATATCGGCAGCCATACCGCCATGCCCGAGATCCCGGGCTTTGCCGATCACGCCGTGCCGGTCAAGCCGATGGCGGCATTCGCCGCCCGGCTGCGCAACGGCGCGCCCGGCCCTGCCGCCGTGATCGGCGCGGGCGTGGCGGGGTCCGAGATCGCCCTGGCCCTGCGCCGCAGCCGCCCCGTCACCCTGATCGAGGCCGGCCCGCGCATCGCCCCGGGTCTGGGCGCGCGGGCTGCCGCCGCGCTGCGCCGCGCGCTGGATCGGGCGGGGGTGACGGTTCTGACCGATGCGCGCCCGGCCCGGATCACCGCCGATGCCGTGATCCTGGATGACGGGCGGCGGATCGCCAGCGCGCTGACGGTGGGCTGCGCGGGGGCGCGGGCGCAGGACTGGCTGGCGCGCGACCTGCCGGTGGATCGGGCGGGCTTCGTGCGCGTCGGTCCCACCCTGCAGGTCGAGGGCCATCCGCATCTGCTGGCTGCGGGCGACTGCGCCGCGATGACCCATGCGCCGCGCCCCAAGGCCGGGGTCTTTGCCGTGCGCCAGGCCCCCGACCTGGTGCGCAACCTGGTGGCGCTGCACCAGGGCGGGGCGGCCCTGCGGCACAGCCCGCAGCGCGATTACCTCAAGATCATCTCGCTGGCCGACGGGCAGGGCCTTGCGGAATGGCACGGGCTGACCCTGCAGGGCCGCTGGCTGTGGCGGCTGAAGGACCGGATCGACCGCCGCTTCATGGCGGGGCTGCGGCGCTGA